The genome window GCGAACGGCGGCTGGACCCCCGAGGCCCTCGCCGACGTCTGGCCGACCTCGCTGGGCGCCGAGCCGCAGACCGTGGGCATCCCCGCCCCGAAGATCCCGGAGGCGTGATGAGCTCCGCAACCCCCGAGACTCCCGCCATGAACGTGGACGAGCTGGTCGCGATCGACGTCCACACCCACGCGGAGGTGTCGTCGAAGAAGGGCACGTCGTCGCTGGACGACGAACTGCACGACGCCTCGTCCGCGTACTTCAAGGTCGAGGGGAAGCGGAAGCCCACCCTGGAGGAGACGGCCGCCTACTACCGGGAGCGGAGGATGGCCGCCGTGATCTTCACGGTGGACGCCGAGTCCGCGACCGGCACCGAGCCCGTCCCCAACGAGGAGGTCGCCGAGGCCGCCGCCGCCAACGCGGACGTGCTGATCCCCTTCGCCTCCATCGACCCCTTCCGCGGCAAGGCAGGCGTCAGGCAGGCCCGCCGTCTGGTCGAGGAGTACGGGGTGAAGGGCTTCAAGTTCCACCCCAGCGTCCAGGGCTTCTTCCCCAACGACCGCGCGGTGGCGTACGCCCTGTACGAGGTCATCGAGGAGACCGGCACGATCGCCCTCTTCCACACCGGCCAGACGGGCATCGGCGCGGGCGTCCCCGGCGGCGGAGGCATCCGCCTGAAGTACTCCAACCCGCTGCACGTGGACGACGTGGCCGCCGACTTCCCGCACCTCAAGATCATCCTGGCGCACCCGTCCTTCCCCTGGCAGGACGAGGCGCTGGCGGTCGCCACCCACAAGCCGGGCGTGCACATCGACCTCTCCGGCTGGTCGCCGAAGTACTTCCCGCCGCAGCTCGTGCAGTACGCGAACACCCTGCTCAGGGACAAGGTCCTCTTCGGCTCCGACTACCCCGTCCTCACCCCCGACCGCTGGCTCGCCGACTTCGAGAAGCTGTCGATCAAGGACGAGGTCAAGCCGAAGATCCTCAAGGAGAACGCCGCCCGCCTGCTCGGCCTGACGAAACCGTAGAGGACGCAGATGGACCTCCCCATGTGCAATGACGGACAGGGGCACAGACATGCGCAATGAGGGACTGGGGTCGTGGCCCGCCCGCCGGGCCCGCAAGACCCCCCAGCGCGTCGCGCTGATCCACGGCGACACCAGCCTCACCTACGGGCAGCTGTACGAGCGCACCACGCGCCTCGCCCACGCCCTGCGCGCCTCCGGCGTACGCCGCGGCGATCGCATCGCCCATCTGGGGCCCAACCACCCCTCGTATCTGGAGACTCTGTTCGCCGCGGGCACCCTCGGCGCGGTCTTCGTCCCGCTCAACACCCGCCTCGCGGGCCCCGAGATCGCCTACCAGCTGGCGGACTCCGGGGCCAAGGCGCTGGTGTACGGACCCTCGTTCACCGGGCTCGTCGCGGGACTGCCGGGCGGCACCGACGTCCGTACGTACGTCGAGACCGGCCCGGAGTACGAGGCGCTGCTCGCCGGGGCCGAGGCGGAGCCCATCGACCAGCCCGTCACCGCCGACGACACCTGCATCATCATGTACACCTCGGGGACGACGGGCCGCCCCAAGGGCGCGATGCTGACGCACGGCAAC of Streptomyces phaeolivaceus contains these proteins:
- a CDS encoding amidohydrolase family protein, translated to MNVDELVAIDVHTHAEVSSKKGTSSLDDELHDASSAYFKVEGKRKPTLEETAAYYRERRMAAVIFTVDAESATGTEPVPNEEVAEAAAANADVLIPFASIDPFRGKAGVRQARRLVEEYGVKGFKFHPSVQGFFPNDRAVAYALYEVIEETGTIALFHTGQTGIGAGVPGGGGIRLKYSNPLHVDDVAADFPHLKIILAHPSFPWQDEALAVATHKPGVHIDLSGWSPKYFPPQLVQYANTLLRDKVLFGSDYPVLTPDRWLADFEKLSIKDEVKPKILKENAARLLGLTKP